From one Bacteroides eggerthii genomic stretch:
- the mtaB gene encoding tRNA (N(6)-L-threonylcarbamoyladenosine(37)-C(2))-methylthiotransferase MtaB, with the protein MIDTNIFQDKTAVYYTLGCKLNFSETSTIGKILREAGVRTARKGEKADICVVNTCSVTEVADKKCRQAIHRLVKQHPGAFVVVTGCYAQLKPDVVAKIEGVDVVLGAEQKKDLLRYLGDLQKHETGEAYTSALKDIRSFAPSCSRGDRTRFFLKVQDGCDYYCSYCTIPFARGRSRNGSVASLVEQARQAAAEGGKEIVLTGVNIGDFGKTTGETFFDLVKALDEVEGIERYRISSIEPNLLTDEIIEFVSRSKRFMPHFHIPLQSGSDEVLKLMRRRYDTALFASKVKKIKEVMPDAFIGVDVIVGTRGETEEYFEQAYRFIQGLDVTQLHVFSYSERPGTQALKIEHVVSSEEKHRRSQLLLELSEEKTRSFYARHIGQTMPVLLERSKPGTPMHGFTPNYIRVEVPHDDALDNRVVPARMGEFNEDGTALLGLLGDAGGR; encoded by the coding sequence ATGATAGATACCAATATATTTCAAGATAAGACGGCGGTTTACTATACGTTGGGGTGCAAGCTGAATTTCTCGGAGACCTCGACTATCGGTAAGATCCTGCGGGAGGCAGGAGTGCGTACGGCACGCAAAGGAGAGAAAGCGGATATATGTGTGGTAAACACCTGTTCGGTCACCGAGGTGGCCGATAAGAAATGCCGCCAGGCCATTCATCGGCTGGTGAAGCAGCATCCGGGCGCTTTTGTGGTGGTGACGGGATGTTATGCCCAGTTGAAGCCGGATGTGGTGGCAAAGATAGAAGGTGTGGATGTTGTGCTTGGGGCGGAACAGAAGAAAGACCTGCTCCGGTATCTGGGCGATTTGCAGAAGCATGAAACGGGTGAAGCCTATACTTCCGCTTTGAAGGATATCCGTTCGTTTGCTCCGTCGTGTTCGCGTGGCGACCGCACCCGTTTTTTCCTGAAAGTACAGGACGGTTGCGACTATTATTGTTCCTATTGCACCATTCCCTTTGCCAGAGGACGCAGCCGCAACGGAAGCGTTGCTTCTTTGGTGGAACAGGCCCGTCAGGCGGCAGCCGAAGGTGGAAAGGAGATTGTGCTGACGGGGGTCAATATCGGTGATTTCGGCAAGACGACGGGAGAGACTTTCTTTGATTTGGTCAAGGCATTGGATGAGGTGGAGGGCATTGAGCGTTACCGCATATCTTCCATTGAGCCTAATCTGCTGACGGACGAAATCATAGAGTTCGTGTCCCGTTCCAAGCGGTTCATGCCTCACTTCCACATCCCGTTGCAGTCGGGCAGCGATGAAGTGCTGAAGCTGATGCGCAGGCGGTATGACACAGCACTGTTTGCTTCTAAGGTGAAGAAGATAAAGGAAGTGATGCCCGACGCGTTTATCGGAGTGGACGTGATTGTAGGCACGCGTGGGGAGACGGAAGAGTATTTTGAACAGGCATACCGCTTCATTCAGGGGCTGGATGTGACGCAACTTCATGTGTTCAGCTATTCCGAACGTCCGGGTACGCAGGCCTTGAAAATAGAGCATGTGGTATCCTCCGAGGAAAAACACAGACGCAGCCAACTTCTGCTGGAATTGTCGGAGGAAAAAACGCGTTCGTTCTATGCCCGCCATATCGGACAGACGATGCCCGTTCTCTTGGAACGCTCCAAGCCGGGGACGCCGATGCATGGCTTCACTCCGAACTACATCCGGGTGGAGGTTCCGCACGATGATGCGCTGGACAACCGCGTGGTTCCGGCGCGTATGGGAGAGTTCAATGAAGACGGTACGGCTCTTCTGGGTCTGTTGGGCGATGCCGGCGGCCGGTAA
- the rplI gene encoding 50S ribosomal protein L9, translated as MEIILKEDIVNLGYKNDIVTVKSGYGRNYLIPTGKAVIASPSAKKMLAEELKQRAHKLEKIRKDAEELAAKLEGVSLKIATKVSATGTIFGSVGNIQIAEELAKLGHNIDRKIIVVKDAVKEVGSYKAIVKLHKEVSVEIPFEVVAEEA; from the coding sequence ATGGAAATTATATTGAAAGAAGACATAGTAAACTTGGGTTATAAGAACGATATCGTAACCGTTAAGTCCGGTTATGGTCGTAACTACCTCATCCCGACAGGAAAAGCTGTCATTGCTTCTCCTTCTGCAAAGAAAATGTTGGCCGAAGAGCTGAAACAGCGTGCCCACAAGCTGGAGAAGATCAGAAAAGATGCTGAAGAACTGGCTGCTAAGCTGGAAGGCGTATCTTTGAAGATCGCTACTAAGGTTAGTGCAACAGGTACTATCTTCGGTTCGGTTGGTAACATTCAGATTGCTGAGGAGCTGGCTAAATTGGGTCATAACATCGATCGTAAGATTATCGTTGTTAAAGACGCAGTGAAAGAAGTTGGTAGCTACAAAGCTATTGTTAAACTGCACAAGGAAGTTTCTGTAGAAATTCCTTTCGAAGTAGTTGCTGAAGAAGCATAA
- a CDS encoding DUF3575 domain-containing protein produces MQIRILLVLLCVLFMTPNGVYAKAGNGENTPHHAKRIFNPDSRTGRNNHSLLLKTNVAAWGMAIMNAAVEYDISPAVSVLLPFYYSSVDYLTSSRKFCTFCVQPEVRYWFRQVDGLFTGVHVGVASYNYALKNNTYRYQNSDTGAPLLNVGLAAGYRLPLGKGGRWCVEFSLGVGYAYLDYDRFFNIPNGAYVDTRHRNFFGIDHVGISLGYRIDWKGGRR; encoded by the coding sequence ATGCAAATAAGAATATTGTTGGTTCTATTGTGCGTACTTTTCATGACTCCGAATGGCGTGTATGCGAAAGCGGGTAATGGGGAAAATACCCCGCACCATGCCAAGCGAATATTCAATCCGGACTCACGCACCGGGCGCAATAACCATTCATTGCTGCTGAAAACGAATGTGGCGGCGTGGGGAATGGCAATTATGAACGCAGCGGTGGAATATGACATCTCGCCTGCTGTTTCTGTCCTTTTACCTTTTTATTACTCTTCTGTCGATTATCTTACTTCTTCCCGCAAGTTCTGCACTTTCTGCGTGCAGCCCGAAGTGCGTTACTGGTTCAGACAAGTGGACGGACTCTTCACCGGTGTACATGTCGGGGTGGCCTCTTATAATTATGCCCTTAAGAACAATACCTACCGCTATCAGAACAGTGATACGGGTGCCCCGTTGCTGAATGTGGGACTTGCTGCCGGCTACCGTCTCCCGCTTGGAAAGGGCGGGCGCTGGTGTGTGGAGTTTTCGTTGGGAGTGGGGTATGCTTATCTGGATTATGACCGTTTCTTCAACATTCCCAACGGCGCTTATGTGGATACACGCCATAGGAATTTTTTCGGCATAGACCACGTAGGCATCTCGTTGGGCTACCGCATT
- a CDS encoding glycosyltransferase family 2 protein — MDKVAVVILNWNGCEMLRSFLPSVVRCSDTEGTEIYVADNGSTDASVEMLRQEFPSVHLIILDKNRGFAEGYNLALQQVSAEYVVLLNSDVEVTGHWLAPLVDYMDAHPEVAACQPKIRSWRYKERFEYAGAAGGFIDRYGYPFCRGRIMGVVEEDNGQYDTVVPVFWATGAALFIRLKDYQDAGGLDGRFFAHMEEIDLCWRLRARGRMLVCVPQSTVYHVGGATLKKENPHKTFLNFRNNLVMLYKNLPEEELGYVMRVRTVLDCVAALSFLLKGQFANMWAVLRARRAFHSLRPLFAADREENLKKTSLPVIPERTKSSILVQFYLHGKKFFSRL, encoded by the coding sequence ATGGATAAGGTGGCTGTTGTCATATTGAACTGGAACGGCTGTGAGATGCTACGTTCGTTTCTGCCGTCCGTAGTGCGCTGTTCGGATACGGAGGGCACGGAGATTTATGTGGCGGACAACGGTTCGACGGATGCTTCCGTTGAGATGCTCCGCCAAGAGTTTCCTTCCGTACACCTTATTATATTAGACAAAAACCGGGGCTTTGCCGAAGGCTATAACCTTGCTTTGCAGCAGGTGTCTGCCGAATATGTGGTGCTGCTGAACTCCGATGTGGAGGTTACCGGGCATTGGCTTGCGCCGCTGGTGGACTATATGGATGCCCATCCGGAGGTTGCGGCGTGCCAGCCCAAAATCCGGAGTTGGCGGTACAAGGAACGGTTTGAATATGCAGGCGCCGCCGGCGGGTTCATAGACCGTTACGGCTATCCTTTCTGCCGCGGGCGGATAATGGGAGTGGTGGAGGAGGACAACGGGCAGTATGACACCGTTGTTCCGGTGTTCTGGGCTACGGGAGCTGCCTTGTTCATACGCCTGAAGGACTATCAGGATGCCGGCGGACTGGACGGACGTTTTTTTGCCCACATGGAAGAGATCGACCTGTGTTGGCGGCTTCGTGCCCGCGGGCGGATGCTGGTTTGTGTACCCCAAAGCACCGTCTACCATGTGGGGGGCGCCACCCTGAAGAAAGAGAATCCCCATAAGACTTTTCTCAATTTCCGCAACAATCTTGTAATGTTGTATAAGAATCTGCCGGAAGAAGAACTGGGCTATGTGATGCGTGTGCGGACGGTGCTCGATTGTGTGGCTGCCCTGAGTTTCCTGTTGAAAGGCCAGTTTGCCAATATGTGGGCGGTGCTTCGTGCACGCCGCGCTTTTCATTCACTCCGCCCCCTGTTTGCGGCTGATCGTGAAGAGAATCTGAAAAAAACATCCCTTCCGGTTATTCCCGAACGGACAAAAAGCAGTATCTTGGTGCAGTTTTATTTACATGGGAAGAAGTTCTTTTCCCGCTTGTAA
- the rpsR gene encoding 30S ribosomal protein S18 — protein MAQQVQSEIRYLTPPSVDVKKKKYCRFKKSGIKYIDYKDPEFLKKFLNEQGKILPRRITGTSLKFQRRVAQAVKRARHLALLPYVTDMMK, from the coding sequence ATGGCACAACAAGTTCAATCAGAAATCAGATATTTAACTCCGCCCTCAGTAGACGTTAAGAAGAAAAAATACTGCCGTTTCAAAAAGAGCGGTATTAAGTACATCGACTACAAAGATCCTGAATTCTTGAAGAAATTCTTGAATGAGCAAGGTAAGATCCTTCCGCGTCGTATTACCGGTACTTCTTTGAAGTTCCAACGTCGTGTAGCTCAAGCTGTGAAGAGAGCGCGTCACTTGGCGTTGCTGCCTTATGTAACTGACATGATGAAATAA
- a CDS encoding methylglyoxal synthase has product MDKLVRKIGLVAHDAMKKDLIEWALWNSELLMGHKFYCTGTTGTLILEALKEKHPDVEWDFTILKSGPLGGDQQMGSRIVDGEIDYLFFFTDPMTLQPHDTDVKALTRLAGVENIVFCCNRSTADHIISSPLFLDPTYERTVPDYSNYAKRFENKPVVAEAVESAKKRKKRK; this is encoded by the coding sequence ATGGACAAATTGGTAAGGAAGATCGGGTTGGTGGCGCATGATGCCATGAAGAAAGACCTCATAGAGTGGGCGCTTTGGAATTCGGAGTTGCTTATGGGACATAAATTCTACTGTACGGGCACTACGGGAACACTTATTCTGGAAGCGCTGAAGGAGAAGCATCCCGATGTCGAATGGGATTTCACAATTCTTAAATCCGGCCCTTTGGGCGGCGACCAGCAGATGGGTTCGCGCATTGTGGATGGGGAAATAGATTATCTCTTCTTCTTTACAGATCCCATGACCTTGCAGCCGCACGATACGGATGTCAAAGCCTTGACACGTCTGGCTGGTGTGGAGAATATTGTTTTCTGCTGCAATCGCAGTACGGCCGACCACATCATTTCGAGCCCTCTCTTTCTTGATCCTACTTACGAGCGTACCGTTCCCGATTACAGCAACTATGCCAAGCGCTTCGAGAATAAACCGGTCGTTGCCGAAGCCGTTGAGTCGGCAAAGAAGAGGAAGAAAAGAAAATAA
- a CDS encoding long-chain fatty acid--CoA ligase: MIQENFIKLYEHSFRENWDLPCYTDYGENESYTYGEVAQEIAKLHLLFKHCSLRRGDKITVIGKNNARWCIAYMATITYGGIVVPILQDFNPNDVHHIVNHSESVFLFTSDSIWEHLEEERLTGLRGVFSLNDFRCLYQRDGETIQRFLKHLDNEMHKTYPKGFRQEDVVYTDLSNDKVMLLNYTSGTTGFSKGVMLTGNNLAGNVTFGIRTGLLKKGDKVLSFLPLAHAYGCAFDFLTATAVGTHVTLLGKVPSPKILMKAFEEVKPNLIITVPLVIEKIYKNVIQPIINKKSMKWALSIPLLDGQIYGQIRKKLVDALGGRFKEVIIGGAAMNPEVEEFFHRIKFPFNIGYGMTECGPLISYAPWNEFVPTSSGRVLDIMEARIYKENPDDRLGEIQVRGENVMVGYYKNPEATKEVFTEDGWLRTGDLGTLDENNNLYIRGRSKTMILSSSGQNIFPEEIEARLNNMPFVLESLVIERNKKLVALVYADYEALDSLGLNNPENIKTIMDENLKNLNNSVAAYEKISQIQLYPTEFEKTPKRSIKRYLYNSIAED, encoded by the coding sequence ATGATACAAGAAAACTTTATCAAGCTATACGAACATAGTTTCCGCGAGAATTGGGACCTCCCCTGCTACACCGATTACGGAGAAAACGAAAGCTATACTTATGGAGAAGTAGCGCAAGAAATAGCCAAGTTGCATCTGCTATTCAAGCATTGCAGCCTGCGCCGCGGCGACAAAATAACGGTTATCGGCAAAAACAACGCCCGCTGGTGCATTGCATATATGGCCACCATCACCTACGGCGGCATCGTAGTGCCCATCTTGCAGGATTTCAATCCCAATGATGTGCACCACATCGTCAACCATTCGGAATCCGTCTTCCTTTTCACCAGCGACAGCATTTGGGAACATCTGGAAGAAGAACGGCTCACCGGGCTGCGCGGCGTTTTCTCACTCAACGACTTCCGCTGCTTGTACCAGCGCGACGGAGAAACCATCCAACGTTTTCTCAAACACTTGGACAACGAGATGCACAAGACCTATCCGAAAGGGTTCCGGCAGGAAGATGTAGTTTATACGGATCTTTCCAACGACAAAGTAATGTTGCTGAACTATACCTCCGGCACAACGGGATTCAGCAAAGGCGTTATGCTGACAGGCAACAACCTTGCAGGTAACGTCACTTTCGGCATTCGCACCGGATTACTGAAAAAAGGAGACAAGGTGCTGTCTTTCCTGCCCCTGGCGCATGCCTATGGTTGCGCCTTCGACTTCCTGACCGCTACGGCTGTGGGTACGCACGTCACATTGTTGGGCAAAGTGCCCTCGCCAAAAATTCTGATGAAAGCGTTCGAAGAAGTAAAACCAAACCTGATAATCACCGTCCCCCTCGTTATCGAAAAGATATACAAGAATGTCATTCAACCCATCATCAACAAAAAGTCCATGAAATGGGCCCTCAGCATCCCGTTGCTGGACGGACAGATATACGGACAAATCCGTAAGAAACTGGTGGACGCACTGGGCGGCCGGTTCAAAGAAGTGATTATCGGAGGAGCCGCAATGAACCCGGAAGTGGAAGAGTTCTTCCACCGCATCAAATTCCCGTTCAACATAGGTTACGGCATGACGGAATGCGGACCGCTGATCAGCTACGCTCCCTGGAACGAATTCGTGCCCACCTCTTCCGGACGGGTACTCGACATCATGGAAGCACGTATCTACAAGGAAAATCCGGACGACCGGCTCGGCGAAATACAGGTACGCGGCGAAAACGTAATGGTGGGTTATTATAAAAACCCGGAAGCCACCAAGGAAGTATTCACCGAAGACGGCTGGCTGCGCACCGGCGACTTAGGCACGCTGGATGAAAATAACAACCTCTACATACGCGGACGAAGCAAGACCATGATCCTTAGCTCCAGCGGACAAAACATTTTTCCGGAAGAAATAGAGGCACGTCTCAACAACATGCCGTTTGTTCTGGAAAGTCTTGTGATTGAACGCAATAAGAAACTGGTAGCCTTAGTCTACGCTGATTATGAGGCATTGGATTCCTTAGGGCTGAACAATCCGGAGAATATAAAGACCATTATGGACGAAAATCTCAAGAACCTGAACAATAGCGTTGCTGCTTACGAAAAGATCAGTCAAATACAGCTTTACCCGACAGAATTTGAGAAAACACCCAAAAGAAGCATCAAAAGGTATTTATATAACAGCATTGCAGAAGATTAA
- the folB gene encoding dihydroneopterin aldolase produces the protein MSSYIFLDRIRFFAHHGVGRQETLVGNEFVVSLRLKVDIEHAMQSDDVTDTVSYAEVYETVKKEMEIPSKLLEHVGGRIVKRLFGDFPPIEDIELKLSKRNPPMGADIEAAGIEIHTSRQQQ, from the coding sequence ATGAGCAGTTATATATTTTTGGATCGGATACGTTTCTTCGCCCATCATGGCGTGGGCCGACAAGAGACCTTAGTCGGCAATGAGTTCGTCGTCAGTTTGCGACTGAAAGTAGACATCGAGCATGCCATGCAGAGTGATGATGTAACAGACACCGTAAGCTATGCGGAAGTATATGAAACTGTGAAGAAGGAGATGGAAATTCCCTCCAAGCTGTTGGAGCACGTCGGAGGACGTATTGTGAAACGGTTGTTCGGAGACTTTCCCCCAATAGAGGACATCGAACTGAAACTGTCAAAACGCAATCCGCCAATGGGAGCGGACATAGAAGCGGCAGGAATAGAGATTCATACTTCCAGGCAGCAGCAGTGA
- a CDS encoding lysophospholipid acyltransferase family protein has product MKSRLIYWLTYAGMWLLALLPFRALYVLSDGFCFLMHHIVHYRRRVVRNNLRNAFPEKSEAELREIERKFYRYICDYMLEEVKMLRMSFKELCCRMEYDNKEEFLAMIERHGGIVLLIPHYANFEWIIGMGAIMQEGDIPVQIYKPLHNRYMDAMFKRIRARFGGYNVPKHSTAREIIRLCRDNKRVAVGMITDQSPNINEAHHWTTFLNQDTGFMDGAERIAKLMDFPVFYCELKKQRRGYCRVEFDLITETPKETADGEITELFARRLEQTIRREPAYWFWSHKRWKLKREDVVRHG; this is encoded by the coding sequence GTGAAATCAAGATTAATCTATTGGCTGACTTATGCCGGTATGTGGCTGTTGGCGTTATTGCCTTTCAGGGCGCTTTATGTGCTGTCCGACGGATTTTGCTTTCTGATGCATCACATTGTGCACTACCGGCGCAGGGTGGTACGCAATAACCTGCGCAACGCATTCCCCGAGAAGTCCGAAGCGGAGCTGAGGGAGATAGAGCGCAAGTTCTACCGTTACATCTGCGACTATATGCTGGAGGAGGTGAAGATGCTGCGCATGTCTTTCAAGGAGCTTTGCTGTCGCATGGAATATGACAATAAGGAAGAATTTCTTGCCATGATTGAAAGGCATGGCGGGATAGTGCTCCTCATTCCCCATTATGCAAACTTCGAATGGATCATAGGCATGGGGGCTATCATGCAGGAGGGCGACATACCGGTGCAAATCTACAAACCGCTGCACAACCGATATATGGATGCGATGTTCAAGCGTATACGCGCCCGTTTTGGCGGTTACAATGTGCCGAAACATTCTACGGCGCGCGAAATCATCAGGTTGTGTCGCGACAATAAGCGTGTGGCAGTGGGAATGATAACCGACCAATCCCCCAATATCAACGAGGCTCATCATTGGACTACTTTCCTGAATCAGGACACCGGCTTTATGGACGGCGCCGAACGCATAGCCAAGCTGATGGATTTCCCCGTATTCTATTGTGAATTGAAGAAGCAGCGCAGGGGATATTGCAGGGTGGAGTTCGACTTGATAACCGAAACTCCCAAAGAAACGGCCGACGGAGAGATAACCGAACTGTTTGCCCGAAGGCTGGAACAGACCATTCGCAGGGAACCGGCTTATTGGTTCTGGTCGCATAAGCGCTGGAAACTGAAACGCGAAGATGTGGTGCGGCATGGATAA
- a CDS encoding sensor histidine kinase, with translation MKKSTIWILGVVMGLSFISLLYLQISYIEEMVKMRNEQFDESVKRALMAASKDVESAEVDRWLREDISEAEKRAWEQSSQGKGVVQTQRFTVTAPDGTKYSAIELKTFSNEASELPRAMISRKHGTKTIPQTSRSLADAIKNRYLYQRALLDEVAWQMIYRASDKAIEERVNFKNLDQYLKSGLIDNGIELNYHFKVIDRDGREVYRCSDYSDEGSESSYSQPLFLNDPPARMSIVKIHFPGKQDYIFDSVSFMIPSMIFTFVLLITFIFTIYIVFRQKKLTEMKNDFINNMTHEFKTPISTISLAAQMLKDPAVGKSPAMFQHISGVINDETKRLRFQVEKVLQMSMFDRQKATLKMKELDANELITGVVNTFALKVERYNGKIESELKATDPIIFADEMHITNVIFNLMDNAVKYKRPDVDLQLMVKTWNEPGKLMISVQDNGIGIKKENLKKIFDKFYRVHTGNLHDVKGFGLGLAYVRKIIQDHKGTIRAESELNVGTKFIIALPLLKN, from the coding sequence ATGAAAAAGTCGACAATATGGATATTAGGCGTCGTTATGGGCCTTTCTTTCATCAGTTTACTGTATCTGCAGATCAGTTATATTGAGGAAATGGTGAAGATGCGTAACGAGCAATTTGATGAATCGGTGAAGCGTGCTTTAATGGCTGCTTCAAAGGATGTGGAGTCCGCAGAGGTTGACCGTTGGTTGCGGGAAGATATATCCGAAGCGGAAAAGAGAGCGTGGGAGCAGAGCTCGCAAGGCAAAGGAGTGGTGCAGACACAGCGTTTTACGGTGACAGCACCGGATGGAACAAAATATTCGGCTATCGAACTGAAAACGTTTAGCAATGAAGCATCGGAATTGCCGAGGGCTATGATTTCACGTAAGCATGGAACGAAGACGATACCTCAGACATCACGTTCGCTGGCAGATGCCATAAAGAACCGTTATCTGTATCAGAGGGCTTTGCTGGATGAGGTGGCTTGGCAGATGATTTATCGTGCCAGTGACAAGGCGATAGAAGAACGGGTCAATTTTAAGAATTTGGACCAGTATCTGAAATCGGGATTGATTGATAACGGTATTGAGCTGAACTATCACTTTAAAGTGATAGACCGGGACGGCAGGGAAGTCTATCGTTGTTCGGACTACAGCGATGAAGGCAGTGAGAGTTCTTATTCCCAACCCTTGTTCCTAAATGATCCGCCGGCACGTATGAGTATCGTCAAGATACATTTTCCGGGTAAGCAGGATTATATTTTCGACTCGGTCAGCTTTATGATTCCGTCGATGATCTTTACCTTTGTTCTGTTGATAACATTCATTTTCACGATTTATATCGTGTTCCGCCAGAAGAAGTTGACGGAGATGAAGAATGATTTTATAAATAATATGACGCACGAGTTCAAAACGCCGATTTCAACAATTTCGTTGGCGGCGCAGATGTTGAAGGACCCGGCAGTAGGCAAGTCGCCGGCAATGTTCCAGCACATATCGGGCGTTATTAATGATGAGACGAAACGACTCAGGTTCCAGGTGGAGAAAGTTCTCCAGATGTCAATGTTCGACCGGCAGAAGGCAACGTTGAAAATGAAAGAACTGGATGCCAATGAACTGATAACCGGGGTAGTGAATACGTTTGCTTTGAAAGTGGAGCGCTACAACGGAAAGATAGAGTCGGAATTGAAAGCGACTGACCCGATTATTTTTGCAGATGAAATGCATATAACGAATGTGATTTTCAATCTCATGGATAATGCGGTGAAGTATAAAAGACCGGATGTGGACTTGCAGTTAATGGTGAAGACCTGGAATGAACCGGGCAAGCTGATGATCTCTGTACAGGACAACGGTATAGGTATTAAGAAAGAAAACTTGAAAAAGATATTTGATAAGTTCTATCGCGTGCATACAGGTAATCTGCACGATGTAAAAGGCTTCGGGCTTGGTTTGGCTTATGTAAGAAAGATTATTCAGGATCATAAGGGAACTATCCGGGCAGAGAGTGAGCTGAATGTTGGAACTAAATTTATTATTGCATTACCTTTATTAAAAAATTGA
- the rpsF gene encoding 30S ribosomal protein S6, whose translation MNQYETVFILTPVLSDVQMKEAVEKFKGILTAEGAEIVNEENWGLKKLAYPIQKKSTGFYQLIEFNAEPTVIEKLELNFRRDERVIRFLTFKQDKYAAEYAAKRRSVKSTKKED comes from the coding sequence ATGAATCAATACGAAACCGTTTTCATTTTGACTCCCGTTTTGTCTGATGTTCAGATGAAGGAAGCGGTAGAAAAATTCAAAGGCATCCTTACTGCTGAAGGTGCTGAGATTGTAAATGAAGAAAACTGGGGACTGAAAAAGCTGGCTTATCCAATCCAGAAGAAGTCAACCGGTTTCTATCAGCTGATTGAGTTCAATGCAGAACCTACTGTAATTGAGAAATTGGAATTAAACTTCCGTCGTGACGAGCGCGTTATCCGCTTCTTGACTTTCAAGCAAGACAAGTACGCTGCTGAATACGCTGCGAAGAGAAGAAGTGTTAAATCAACTAAAAAGGAGGATTAA
- a CDS encoding MarR family winged helix-turn-helix transcriptional regulator has product MIEQFNFDIRLIFAILNGKVSAAINRKLSRNFRQNGLEITPEQWTVLIFLWEKDGVTQQELCNATFKDKPSMTRLIDNMERQHLVVRISDKKDRRTNLIHLTKDGKELEERARIIANQTLKEALQGITLEELSVSQEVLRKIFFNTKD; this is encoded by the coding sequence ATGATAGAGCAATTCAACTTTGATATCCGGCTGATATTTGCCATACTCAATGGCAAAGTATCTGCTGCCATCAACCGCAAATTATCGCGCAACTTCAGGCAGAACGGTTTGGAAATCACCCCCGAACAATGGACAGTCCTCATCTTCTTATGGGAAAAAGACGGGGTGACACAGCAAGAATTGTGCAATGCAACTTTTAAGGACAAGCCCAGCATGACCCGCCTCATAGACAATATGGAACGGCAACATCTTGTTGTACGCATCTCCGACAAAAAAGACCGCCGCACCAACTTGATACACCTCACCAAAGATGGCAAGGAGCTGGAAGAACGCGCCCGCATCATTGCCAATCAAACGCTAAAAGAAGCATTGCAAGGCATCACCCTTGAAGAGTTAAGCGTTAGTCAGGAAGTCTTGAGAAAAATATTTTTCAACACGAAAGATTAG
- a CDS encoding response regulator transcription factor — MDEKLRILLCEDDENLGMLLREYLQAKGYAAELYPDGEAGYKAFLKNKYDLCVFDVMMPKKDGFTLAQEVRAANAEIPVIFLTAKTLKEDILEGFKIGADDYITKPFSMEELTFRIEAILRRVRGKKNKESSIYKIGKFTFDTQKQILSTPDKQTKLTTKESELLGLLCAHANEILQRDFALKTIWIDDNYFNARSMDVYITKLRKHLKEDESIEIINIHGKGYKLITPEADA; from the coding sequence ATGGATGAGAAACTGCGTATTTTATTGTGCGAAGATGATGAGAATCTTGGCATGCTTTTAAGAGAATATTTACAGGCTAAGGGTTATGCTGCCGAGTTATATCCCGATGGAGAAGCAGGATACAAGGCTTTCCTGAAGAATAAATATGACTTGTGCGTGTTTGACGTAATGATGCCGAAGAAAGACGGTTTTACACTGGCGCAAGAAGTTCGTGCCGCCAATGCGGAAATCCCCGTTATCTTCTTGACGGCTAAAACACTGAAGGAAGATATTCTGGAGGGCTTTAAAATTGGTGCGGACGATTATATCACGAAACCGTTCAGTATGGAAGAGCTGACTTTCAGAATTGAAGCTATCTTGAGACGTGTACGTGGCAAGAAGAACAAAGAAAGCAGCATTTACAAGATTGGCAAGTTTACGTTTGATACCCAGAAACAGATTTTGTCAACACCCGATAAGCAAACGAAGTTGACTACAAAAGAGTCGGAATTGCTGGGTCTGCTTTGTGCACATGCCAATGAAATCCTTCAACGCGATTTTGCATTGAAGACGATTTGGATTGATGATAACTACTTTAACGCACGTAGCATGGATGTGTATATCACCAAGTTGCGTAAGCACCTGAAAGAAGATGAATCTATCGAGATCATCAATATTCATGGAAAAGGATATAAACTGATCACTCCGGAAGCTGATGCCTAA